Within Pecten maximus chromosome 15, xPecMax1.1, whole genome shotgun sequence, the genomic segment GTTTAAATGACGTTATAGATGACGTAATGAACTAGATAAAATAAAGTGATTGATCAGTACCTAAAGGTATGATCCGCACAAGATGGAATATTTCTGGCTGTTCTGTACCTTTCAAGAACAATTTCAgctgagtttttttttaattattatcagcatcaagatatttttttctgtgttaaGGTTGAACAAGCGAAATTAGTGGGAATACCACTGGCTAATATAAAATTAGACCGACTAAATATAGCGCATTAGGGAATCCGGAACTGAGGGGTCACTGAAACATATACCTTTTTCTGAGGTCGCAAATTCGTTCGGCTTATTTCTTGTCGATTTTaaagtgtacatacatgtacatattccATACTGTTCGGTCATTAAACTACAAATTTCACCATAATTTACCTTTTTGTCAAAgtaattattttctgtttattattatgaaaCCGTATTTGTATCTCGACCACCATACTAATCACCAATATGCCGAACCTTAGAGGGAAATggattaatataagctttaagcttgtttctaGATCCCTCACCAATGTACAATTtgcaatgtatatgtacacttgtattgaatataaataaatactatTTAAACTAAACTACAAATATGTTATGACGCAATAGGGGCCGGGCGAACGTTTCTACAAATAAGATATAATATGCTTATATCAGTAAATTGAGGCCTACTATTTCCATAAAAACAAGATGCTtttgtgatttgtttttattttcttttaatcatCATATGATATTGTACTTTATGCGAATATCCCTTTAAAATACACTCATTTTAGTGTATTCTCCCGacaaaattatcattaaattttTTGACGAATCAGAGTCAGAAATTGATTTGATATTCTGTCCTCAAAACGTGTTCGGTATATCAGATTTCTTCTTTGacagtatacactgtatgacaGACATTTGACCATGGGCAAAGTATAAGATCATCTCGGACTAATATCTTGgtaaataaactaaataaatgataactaaCTATATCGTACAACTTCCTACGTTTTACGTTGTTCTTAAAACGTCACTTCCGCTTATAATATTTTACTTCCGTTTTGCAGCTACCAAAAATTCTTTAAATGACAGGCCTCCGTCGCGATCATGGTCATTTTTCTTTATCATAGATTCAATGTTCTCCTCGAGCATAGAACGATTGCTTTTCTTCAGACATAAGGCGATTTCGTCAGGAGTTATCAAACCATCCTTATTGGCATCCAACTGGTTAAAAATCACCTGCATGTCTTTCTCCCTGTGAACAGCAAAAACAAGGGTAGATAACGGAATATTGGAAAAGAATGCCGTCATTTTGCGGGGTATATGTATTTTAACTTTTTCTGCTGTTTTCAAACTTTTCCCTAAGAAAATGGTGTCAACAATATACAATTCTGTAAAAATTTCgtaaacaaacacattttacaATCCCAGGTGTTAAAACGACGTGGATTTGATTAAAAATCAACTTAAGATACAAGGCAACCCTAAAAAGACGGGAAATGTTAATAGAAAATAGTAAAAGAAATCACACAACAACCCTAACCATAACAATTCCCCGGTAAATCTAGAGGTACTCACAATAGATTAGCCAATCACTGACATGATCTGTATGAGCAgagatatacacgtctctggtatGAGTACACTCATACGGCGTTTTAAGTTGCGATAACTTGTGTCCTATTCctattgttatatttaacaataaaaatatgtttaaaaaaaaaaaaaaaaaaaagtacccTGGCCAATCATAAGAACTAGACAATTAGTTAACCAATCATAAACAAGTATACAATGCCTTTATTGATCACTAATAAAATCACCTAGCCAATCAAATTTAACCATGAAATAATTACTTAACCAATCACAGATACATGTACGTAATAATAATCCAGCCAATCATAACTGATTGTCACATCACGGATACCTACGTTCTTTTTCGACTGTCTTCTTTACACATTTCATTCATAAACTCGTCTATCGTAACCACGCGGTCCTCGTCGGGGTTCAGGTCGACAAACATCTGCTGTTGATATAAAATCAAAGTacaaatgtagatatttatacacaaacaatattcaGGGGCAACAACTCCTACCGGGTCACAGTATTCGCCGGTGAACATTGTCTACACTTGCCCTCTTCGTTTATAAACCGTGTAATACCCTTTCTTGacaattcaatgttttataagaCTTGTTATTGCCATTATAACATTCTCAAAccacaaaaaaaatacaataaaaatatccATGTCACTTCATATTTTAAGATGCAAGCTTGAGGTATCTAAAACTCGCACGTGAATTCAGATTTCGGTTACGTAATTACTGTGTGTTTGAGCTGCTTATGATATAAGACAGCATAGTATCTACCTCACCTTGATAATTATAGCCATCAATGGTGATTTATGGGTATTCCACGGTTGCATGAACATGCATATTCATAGTTATCgcatcatttatgcaaatttaCATGACCACCAGTAAGCAAACTGCATGTTCAGTATACAATAGgcaatttatcattatttcatttcaacaaattgtaTTGACGTTCGATGGTATAAATCAAAAGGATTGAATAACAGGCCAAGCCTATATGACTTATCTCCTAAGGTGGCAAGTGGAtcgtataaatatatatatcaaatgtatgaATTTACTATGAAAGGAAAAAAATTAAGGAtcaacataaattattttttctgttatacagtcataacagaaaaaactggagtgtactctaaataaaccgcgaagcggtttatgaagagagtacactccagttttttatgttatgactggataacagaaaaaataatttatgttaattcttataatttaatttcgtcttatacatgtacacaccaagatatttcactttctttggcggACTCTTTTATGTGATAtattattacgcaacgtcatcagccaatcaaaaatgacgttacatttcgcaacgtcaaaaattttgttttggatgtataacaaaattatttcagccaatgaaaatgtgtgtttcatacaaaattaaattatacctgtataacaaacatttaagggaggtaactcaaacataaacattcacacTATAAACTATATCTACAAGAATCAGATATTGACAGGCAGTGCCTGTCAAAACTCTCAGCGAAAATAATATCCTATATaaatgtaagattatattataAATTGTCAGAAAAATTACTATCAAgcaaaaaacaaatttcaacagACTCTCTActtcacataatatatacaacagacTTATCATACTCAACTGATGACACATGTGACCAATGAGAATGGAGGGATCTTTCACGAATTTTATATGTATACTTATGCATTTTTGAGTTagaaaatgtaacaaaaacgaatgtataatgtataaggtgtatataatatgatacagtacaatataatataatgctatattaatataacacAATTAATTTAATATCATGGCTTATACATTTTAAGCATATAGATATTAAAGCGTCTTGATTTACCAATGAACAATTGAAcatcatttaatatttgtatgtttacaaatatatcacagtcagggcAACCTTACAAGGAAGTGTTAATATTAGAATGATTATGATTTGCATAACTATCTACTGAGGTAAACAGAGAATGTCTAATAGCATTATACCTAGGacaatcaaagaaataatgtgaagcagtttcattttcaatatcacAGGCACAGGTTGGAGAGTTTAATAAATgatcattaaataaatcaaaatttaaattgctacttgaATTTCTTAGCtgacaaataatgatattaGCCTTTCTATTTCCTTCAAGTTTGAACATTGCAGTGATTCACATCCAgcattaatatcattattaaatttgaattgaaAGGCTGTCAGAACCGGAAGAAGAGTTAAAGAGGACAGGATTAGCATTGTTGGTTGATTTAGGGGAAGAAACTGTCAAAGTAATTGTTAGTTCTGCATAGAGGAGTATTGCCACAGTCGTGATTGTCTTAGGGAACACGGGTTATCATTTTGGTTGTTAATAAAGGGAATAAGGATATCTTGTAAGTATTGGGGTGATTGTTCATGAAGtattttgtacatcattatatgtttgtgtttatttcttctATCTGACAGAGATTCTCAGCCAATTTCTTCATATAATTTATTCTGTGATGTTCCTGATCTGAGTCCTGTAATGATTCTGGCTGCTTCTAATTGAACAgattttaataattgttttgattggtGTGTGCAGTTATCCCAGATTATGTCTGCATATTCTAAAATTGGTTTTATAAATGAtgtgtatattttcattaaagaCTTACGATTCACTTTAAATCTTATGTATCGACGAATATTTAATCTACTGTAGGCTTTTCTGTTGTATTAAGGATATGTTCTTTCCATGTTGCGTCTTCTTGTAGTGTAAGTCCAAGATGTTTGTGAACTGCTGTGTCTGTAATTTGTCTATCTTGGAAAGTCATTGGAGGCTGATGTCAGTTGTGTTTCCTTGAAAAGATAACTGATTTCGTTTTGTTAGGGTTAATTTAATGTCCATAATACCTGCCTATTCATCAATATTAAAGAGATCATCCGCTAGAGCTTGTGCTGCTTGTGCTGGATTATCGATAATCTATTATTAAATACACAGAATCATCTGCAAAAAGTTTAATATTAGTTGAAATATTAGCAGTGATGtcttttatatattcatatatatgtacaccatTAGCATGATACGGGCTAATTATTAATGTTGGCTCATGAGGAAGCTTTTTGGATAAGATGCAAATTGATTTGGAGTGTTTAACTGTAGTTTTGCACGCGGCCTGTAACATCCTGACGTTTGACGTACACAGAATACACATGCTTTATCACAAACGTTTTGGTAACCCAGTCGTGACAACATCCGGTCAGGTATTGGTTGCCTTCTGTCTACATTTCCTACTTCTTTACCTCAATCTATTGATACCGCGAGTGTACGAGTCACGGCCCACATAACAGGATGGAGAGATCTCAAACAGGAGCACTTGGCCTCGTGTGACATTGTTATGGTCGCTATAACCTATATTTTTGGCGCCACTGATTTGgctaatttaattttttttgtctCTTCGCTTTCCATTGAAGCTGATTAATCACCAAGTAGCTAGGTGTTTCACATCACTGTCTAGCAGGCTCGTGAGAGATGGTGATTTAATTCTGAGAGTTTGATAACATAGGAGTTTCGTTGGACGAGTAggttatttgtttataaaaaatagTTTATCTACCTTGTATGTACGTACATCACTGAGAGGCGAGGCGgacattataacattaatattcATCGGTTTTTGTGAAGGAATGATTCTTTTTAGAGATAACTCGATTTTTATAATTGTTGAAGAGGACATTTCAGACATGCTGGTTTGTATCATAGGAGGTGCTCAGCATTTCCTCCTAATGTACCGCATTCACACAGTAAACATCTAAATAACAGTACCATACCCACATCAGGAAACTTTTTTGTCACTTCACGTAATACCGATCTAAAGCAAGACGCTTCATCGATTTACTGTTAGCACTGGTCAAAGATACTATTGACCCCTGGTCATTTACTTATAAGTGGCTATACTGATCATTTTGAAAGGATCTAAAAAGGGTTTAATCAAGGTTGTCTGATTAACGTATCATCTGGCCATACAGTCAGAGTAATGAAACAGGACAATCATTTCGGATTATGAAACTTGCCATACGGTCCGAGTAATGAAACTGGACAATCATTTCGGATTATGAAACTTGCCATACAGTCCGTGTAATGAAACAGGACAATCATTTCGGATTATGAAACTTGCCATACAGTCCGTGTAATGAAACAGGACAATCATTTCGGATTATGAAACTGGACATAGTCCGGATAATCAAACAGGACATACAGTCCGGATAATCACACTGGCCATACAGTCCGAACAATGAAACAGGACAATCATTTCGGATTAGGAAACTTGCCATACAGTCCGAGTAATGAAACTGGACATTCAGTTCGGATTATGAAACTGGACATAGTCCGGATAATCAAACTGGACATACAGTCCGGATAATCACACTGGCCATACAGTCCGAAAAATGAAACAGGACAATCATTTCGGATTAGGAAACTTGCCATACAGTCCGGATAATCAAACAGGACATACAGTCCGAAAAATGAAACTGGACATACAGTCCGGATAATCAAACAGGACATACAGTCCGGATAATCACACTGGCCATACAGTCCGAAAAATGAAACTGGACATACAGTCCGAATAATCAAACTGGACATTCACTTCGGATTATGAACTGGACATACAGTTCGAATAATGAAAAAGGACATCCAGTTAGGATTATGTAACTTGACATACAGTCCGGTTAATCAAACTGGACATACAGTCCGGATAATCAAACTGGACATACAGTCCGGATAATCAAACTGGACATACAGTCCGGATAATCAAACTGGACATACAGTCCGGATAATCAAACTGGACATACAGTCCGGATAATGAAAATGGACATACAGTCCGGATAATCACACTGGCCATACAGTCCGAATAATCAAACTTGACATACAGTCCGGACCAAACTGGACATACAGTCCGGATAATCAAACTGGACATACAGTCCGGATAATCAAACTGGACATACAGTCCGGATAATCACACTGGCCATACAGTCCGAACAATGAAACAGGACAATCATTTCGGATTAGGAAACTTGCCATACAGTCCGAGTAATGAAACTGGACATTCAGTTCGGATTATGAAACTGGACATAGTCCGGATAATCAAACTGGACATACAGTCCGGATAATCACACTGGCCATACAGTCCGAAAAATGAAACAGGACAATCATTTCGGATTATGAAACTGGACATAGTCCGGATAATCAAACAGGACATACAGTCCGGATAATCACACTGGCCATACAGTCCGAACAATGAAACAGGACAATCATTTCGGATTAGGAAACTTGCCATACAGTCCGAGTAATGAAACTGGACATTCAGTTCGGATTATGAAACTGGACATAGTCCGGATAATCAAACTGGACATACAGTCCGGATAATCACACTGGCCATACAGTCCGAAAAATGAAACAGGACAATCATTTCGGATTAGGAAACTTGCCATACAGTCCGGATAATCAAACAGGACATACAGTCCGAAAAATGAAACTGGACATACAGTCCGGATAATCAAACAGGACATACAGTCCGGATAATCACACTGGCCATACAGTCCGAAAAATGAAACTGGACATACAGTCCGAATAATCAAACTGGACATTCACTTCGGATTATGAACTGGACATACAGTTCGAATAATGAAAAAGGACATCCAGTTAGGATTATGTAACTTGACATACAGTCCGGTTAATCAAACTGGACATACAGTCCGGATAATCAAACTGGACATACAGTCCGGATAATCAAACTGGACATACAGTCCGGATAATCAAACTGGACATACAGTCCGGATAATCAAACTGGACATACAGTCCGGATAATGAAAATGGACATACAGTCCGGATAATCACACTGGCCATACAGTCCGAATAATCAAACTTGACATACAGTCCGGACCAAACTGGACATACAGTCCGGATAATCAAACTGGACATACAGTCCGGATAATCAAACTGGACATACAGTCCGGATAATCAAACTTGACATACAGTCCGGATAATCAAACTGGACATACAGTCCGGATAATCAAACTGGACATACAGTCCGGACCAAACTGGACATACAGTCCGGACCAAACTGGACATACAGTCCGGACCAAACTGGACATACAGTCCGGATAATCAAACTGGACATACAGTCCGGATAATCAAACTGGACATACAGTCCGGATAATCAAACTAGCCACACAGTCCGGACCAAACTGGCCACACAGTCCGGACCAAACTGGACATACAGTCCGGATAATCAAACTGGACATACAGTCCGGATAATCAAACTGGACATACAGTCCGGATAATCAAACTGGACATACAGTCCGGATAATCAAACTGGACATACAGTCCGGATTATCAAACTGGACATACAGTCCGGATAATGAAAATGGACATGCAGTCCGGATAATGAAAATGGACATACAGTCCGAATAATGAAAATGGACATACAGTCCGGATAATCAAACTGGACATACAGTCCGGATAATCAAACTGGACATACAGTCCGGATAATGAAAATGGACATACAGTCCGGATAATCACACT encodes:
- the LOC117344214 gene encoding caltractin-like, with amino-acid sequence MADKSKAGEITVLQFRDAVLKLGFQGRTLEIAQMFVDLNPDEDRVVTIDEFMNEMCKEDSRKRTEKDMQVIFNQLDANKDGLITPDEIALCLKKSNRSMLEENIESMIKKNDHDRDGGLSFKEFLVAAKRK